One Astyanax mexicanus isolate ESR-SI-001 chromosome 3, AstMex3_surface, whole genome shotgun sequence genomic region harbors:
- the LOC103044389 gene encoding GTPase IMAP family member 8-like, with amino-acid sequence MASSYVSELRIVLLGKDRSEISRVGNFILRQKAFDSEAPSSSVKQHNETAGGMVEGRCITLINTPHLLDPQLSPEELKQRVRECVDLCSPGPHVFLLVLQSENFTEQDCSLRLNLIVCGSNSELKSSISDLILGQREFSAESSSVCVKREAEVCGRLITLVELPALYSSQLSEEEVMQETLRCVSLCDPGVHAFLLVLPEGRLTDEDKGELEKIQMIFGSKFYNHTIAVITTESQQQSVELDKATKQITETFKRHCVCVLNDSIKSMLMNEVDLMLKLNSGSCYTSSMYLEAQVETQLRYKAEIEELKKKKETQESSSDTEDLRIVLMGKTGVGKSATGNTILQKEVFKELLSSKSVTSVCQKESAEIRRRRVTVIDTPGLFDTNVPNEEIIKEVAKCITMAAPGPHVFLLVLTVGRFTQEEKEAVKMIQELFGEESRRYTMVLFTRGDDLRKMSIDDYIKDSEHSLQNIIKQCGNRYHVFNNRNTEDQTQVTDLLEKIDSMVAVNGGSCYTNEMFQNTEKALQEEQKRILEEKKEEIEREKEELRTKHEAELEKLKMMMTEEQQNLVKKRKEKEKEFQKREAQIKEETNEKRKKELYKKLKEEREAFNKKMERKEQAYKEKIKNDQRDKKEKYEREKEYMRKQKEKEARLQAENNFNTEISLWRAPIQAVADTVEAVADTVEAVVDAVAKGVGKLCRGISKLFK; translated from the exons TGTCTGAACTGAGGATTGTCCTGCTGGGGAAGGACAGATCAGAGATCAGCAGAGTGGGGAACTTCATCCTACGCCAAAAAGCTTTTGATTCTGAAGCTCCCTCTTCCTCAGTGAAGCAGCACAATGAGACTGCTGGAGGAATGGTGGAGGGAAGATGCATCACCCTCATCAACACACCTCACCTGCTTGATCCTCAGCTCTCTCCAGAAGAGCTGaagcagagagtgagagaatgtgtAGATCTGTGTTCTCCTGGACCTCATGTGTTTTTACTGGTTCTCCAGTCAGAGAACTTTACAGAGCAGGACT GCTCTCTGAGGTTAAACCTGATTGTTTGTGGGAGCAACAGTGAGCTGAAGTCCTCCATATCAGATCTGATACTGGGCCAGAGAGAGTTCAGTGCAGAGTCCAGTTCAGTGTGTGTGAAGAGGGAAGCAGAAGTATGTGGACGTCTGATCACCCTGGTGGAGCTTCCAGCTCTCTACAGCTCTCAGCTCTCAGAGGAGGAAGTGATGCAGGAGACTCtccgctgtgtctctctctgtgatccTGGAGTTCATGCTTTTCTCCTCGTCCTCCCTGAGGGACGCCTCACTGATGAAGATAAAGGAGAACTGGAGAAGATCCAGATGATTTTTGGATCAAAATTCTACAACCACACCATAGCAGTCATCACTACAGAGTCTCAGCAACAGTCAGTAGAGTTAGATAAAGCTACTAAACAGAtcactgaaacatttaaaagacactgtgtttgtgttttgaatGACAGCATTAAGTCAATGCTCATGAATGAGGTTGATCTGATGTTGAAACTCAACAGTGGAAGCTGCTACACATCCAGCATGTATTTAGAAGCACAGGTGGAAACACAGCTGAGATACAAGGCTGAGATTGAAGaactgaagaaaaagaaagagacacaaG aatCTTCCTCAGATACAGAAGATCTAAGAATTGTTCTCATGGGGAAGACTGGAGTGGGGAAGAGTGCTACAGGAAACACCATCCTGCAGAAAGAGGTCTTCAAAGAGTTACTCTCCTCTAAGTCAGTTACCAGCGTCTGTCAGAAAGAATCAGCTGAAATCAGACGGAGACGGGTCACTGTGATCGACACTCCAGGACTGTTTGATACAAATGTTCCTAATGAAGAGATCATAAAGGAAGTCGCTAAGTGTATCACCATGGCTGCACCAGGTCCACACGTCTTTCTGCTGGTGCTGACAGTGGGACGCTTCACACAAGAGGAGAAAGAAGCAGTGAAGATGATTCAAGAACTGTTTGGTGAAGAATCCAGAAGATACACCATGGTGCTCTTCACCAGAGGAGATGATCTGAGGAAAATGAGCATTGATGATTATATTAAAGATTCTGAACACAGCTTACAAAACATCATTAAGCAGTGTGGAAACAGATACCACGTGTTCAACAACAGAAATACTGAAGACCAAACCCAGGTCACTGATCTACTGGAGAAGATCGACTCCATGGTGGCAGTGAATGGAGGGAGCTGCTACACTAATGAGATGTTCCAGAACACGGAGAAAGCTCTACaagaagaacagaagagaatcctggaggagaaaaaggaggagatagagagagagaaagaagaactgAGAACCAAACATGAAGCTGAGCTCGAGAAACTGAAGATGATGATGACAGAGGAACAGCAAAATCtggtaaaaaagagaaaagaaaaagagaaagagtttcAGAAGAGAGAAGCTCAAATAAAGGAGGAGACGAATGAAAAACGAAAGAAAGAGCTGTATAAAAAACTCAAAGAAGAGAGAGAGGCTTTCAATAAGAAGATGGAAAGGAAAGAGCAGGCCTATAAAGAAAAGATAAAGAATGATCAGCGAGACAAGAAAGAAAAGTACGAGAGGGAGAAAGAATACATGAGGAAGCAGAAGGAGAAGGAGGCGAGGCTGCAGGCAGAAAATAATTTTAACACTGAAATATCGCTATGGCGTGCTCCAATACAAGCAGTAGCGGATACAGTGGAGGCAGTAGCGGATACAGTGGAGGCAGTAGTGGATGCAGTAGCGAAAGGAGTAGGAAAGCTTTGTAGGGGCATAAGCAAACTTTTTAAATGA